A window of the Arachis duranensis cultivar V14167 chromosome 5, aradu.V14167.gnm2.J7QH, whole genome shotgun sequence genome harbors these coding sequences:
- the LOC107488206 gene encoding MYB-like transcription factor ODO1, with protein sequence MGRQPCCDKVGVKKGPWTSEEDKKLMNFIMSNGQCCWRTVPKLAGLKRCGKSCRLRWTNYLRPDLKRGLLTHSEEQLVIDLHARLGNRWSKIASRLPGRTDNEIKNHWNTHIKKKLLKMGIDPVTHEPLAKQQLVSSSSSSSESAEQLPEPQQQLKETVVNKNDNNGVPVPINSQQENSSSSSPPTENSCSASGDGDESLILNSLWLDDTPLIDALWDTTPTSWLLDCQDFGIHDFGFNCFNETESNALQTLETEEKKWH encoded by the exons atggggagacaaccatgcTGTGACAAAGTTGGGGTGAAGAAAGGTCCATGGACAAGTGAAGAAGATAAGAAGCTTATGAACTTCATCATGAGCAACGGACAGTGCTGTTGGAGAACTGTGCCTAAGCTTGCAGGCCTTAAGCGTTGTGGAAAGAGCTGCCGTCTTCGTTGGACCAATTATCTTCGCCCTGACTTGAAGAGAGGCCTCCTCACTCATTCTGAGGAGCAACTTGTCATCGATCTCCATGCTCGTCTTGGCAACAG GTGGTCTAAGATAGCTTCAAGGTTACCAGGGAGGACAGATAATGAGATTAAGAATCATTGGAACACACACATCAAGAAAAAGCTCCTTAAGATGGGTATTGACCCTGTTACTCATGAACCTCTTGCTAAGCAACAGCTagtttcatcatcatcatcttcatccgAATCAGCAGAGCAATTGCCAGAACCTCAACAACAGCTCAAGGAAACTGTTGTTAACAAGAACGATAATAATGGGGTACCGGTTCCCATCAATTCACAGCAGGAGAACTCGTCGAGTTCGTCACCACCAACTGAAAACTCTTGTTCTGCATCGGGGGATGGGGATGAATCTCTAATATTGAACAGCTTGTGGCTTGATGATACTCCACTCATTGATGCATTATGGGATACTACTCCTACATCTTGGTTATTGGACTGTCAAGACTTTGGCATTCATGACTTTGGTTTTAACTGTTTCAATGAGACTGAGTCAAATGCTCTCCAAACTCTGGAAACAGAGGAAAAAAAATGGCATTAG